Part of the Sulfurimonas denitrificans DSM 1251 genome is shown below.
AAACTTAAGCGATATGGGCAAGATGCTAGAAAGTATGCAAGAGAGTGCAAAAAAGCTTCAAAGTGAACTAGAGTCTAAAGTTTTCAATGTAAAAAGCGGTGGCGGATTGGTAGAAATTACCATAAACGGAAGTGGCGAAGTAACTGATATAACTATAGATAATTCACTTCTTGGAGATAAAGAGTCTTTGGAAATTTTGCTCATTGGCGCAATAAATGACGCAAATAAGATGGTCGAACAAAATAGGCAAAATAGCGCTCTAGGAATGTTTGGCAACGTAAACCCTTTTGGGGGAAGGTAAGTTGTTAAGGCTACTCTTAGCACTTGGCTTACTTTTTTTAAATTTACATGCATGTAAAAGCAGTAGCGAATCTTGCAGACAAAAAATACTTGATTCAGGTGCTATATTAACTCAAAGTTT
Proteins encoded:
- a CDS encoding YbaB/EbfC family nucleoid-associated protein; its protein translation is MFGNLSDMGKMLESMQESAKKLQSELESKVFNVKSGGGLVEITINGSGEVTDITIDNSLLGDKESLEILLIGAINDANKMVEQNRQNSALGMFGNVNPFGGR